Proteins encoded together in one Columba livia isolate bColLiv1 breed racing homer chromosome 3, bColLiv1.pat.W.v2, whole genome shotgun sequence window:
- the ZNF318 gene encoding zinc finger protein 318 isoform X1 — MYRSSSGRSGPSSSSYSHRLKDGSSSGSRASRSSTSGPGPGRGRLPPPLPAAAASPPRSSSPRPPPRRHRSPSGHRSPSGHRGVSRRSPSPHRSRRLPSPPGGPGPGGTRGRPGSEHGDGSSSWRRSPSLRFESSLEQSLRITVGNDRYCVGTPERRRLPDRLGSPVDNLSDRDDMADGPIFTRGLSCSRGLERYPSHEDQPSSPFIMRHDEDYRNRDVFLHRSDYSPHYGRREELPRGSDRDGDKLRKSSYPLRPEERGREIKRPRYEKDEKMHGVSGEHQGYSSGTRNYRRRSHSRSRSPSPSYLSEEFRELDRARRKREEEERSRNLNHDVSGSGYVIPGLTNTLQTSETRYPYRPEEIPSMPKKSILKKRVEMEVESSIQPEGFSSSPAPSKDLPLLSSCSPLPQSNNTAPFASEVENFLKRFNKDSVVESATKELRDSLYEWSPLAGAPKDTFTFEDKFGSFLSHKEKVEPMSEPVDHHTDFLLPHERASQDGSGFSRILGMMADSVSAQEKRRRSFPDIEDEEKFLYGDEDEDTKTESLLVQKPLLSCGNDVISQKVSPPPSPAPAVKLDPLEEPNAEYAKIHDLLKTIGLDIGVAEIGKLAVRTQERLHGKKLASRSPDRRSSDHRRLESWDLRRSRSDTRSPESGQQHSASPPVSFQQCKDASSLQKSEYTKNQPVGQDIPPCAPEQPLPSVSLIPSVPPAPASLPPTPTSVSQYQIPSYSQFTAAQMPQNYPPPTMAPPGYDAYGHYMAYAASGWTMYPPAQQPNPTLPEAHGLLTVAMSANPARPNLRVIETVSMGKDVSDVKRDGSALIRVPTTPANSKVPLRLSSHPLKNTTEKMSDEKNRAAQKQKVIEEREKLKNEREARQKKLYYLKTELDRLRKQQGEMLRKKRREKDGHKDPLLVEVNRLQENIVKEISELHKESDAADKKQSELDKVAQILGINIFEKSRKPSVETKDSSEKNSKSENTKGLEKTSSSNKESKTTNEKSRGRSPKPAESSSQSSKHPFQLANIYEYYDAGNHWCKDCNTICGTMFDFFTHMHNKKHRQTLDPYNRPWASKTQSETKQDSIKRIDKITVPAKGSEFLIPITGYYCQLCHEFFGDQISAEQHVKSHPHNEKYKKYIDENPLYEERRNLDRQAGLAVVLETERRRQSELKRKLVEKQKEEKDEKKPKIIKKEEGKSIPELGEGTSETQGKTDSAGRKMGIKLKLKKEEKKEEKKEEKKEESKKESPSQTSFGKFSWKKTEREDKTPGGTVPKEESTEGNKEENKCQSGKPHVKPIEIKLSGKTVIPHTSPWIPVVSTSTSTKILPNLPVPTMIFRKSTTTTVSKPAPLNTFLSIKSSGTTTKPLPVVKETNADVLLPPDIISKAFGGEEVILKGVEEDLKATEKSESSQTSDLPPPPPPPPAVQQAAVIPADEVAPGVSESEQTMLAMLVRPPPPPPPPPPPSTAFSEQAKKIEKRNSCLATANAKDLYDIFYSSGGKGSADSKLASSTIPNGENSNLTKPADLSVNPKTNSNSSSLKEDSEKVATEVNQAHSAERSSEIEKTDIQETLILRTEMSHDIDNGIQKDVGQQFQMPVATDVRTKLKGDSPQCNNQVTGSCILGENQADKKPHQLQLSEMSVTELPGTKTVSGVQMPAEVGLVDTGGREQVGSQEFCDLQNTEVQEKVGQKDANKTVVTNTNVPGTLKKDAKVKDWEVKAVKTQFSLHPKTLVPEAQTEIQNLGNAHLVKEKLSDNCRTHSETYSPDLLCDSQNTSKEKALVAVMTEQISVDASLEDVKLKSVALEVSQPGLLGKASRISETKNKSSELTRNPGEWDTSRATNGEQVITTRSCSESGQDLSDHPNVEIKTSSDEVSASELTDTCLANTETISSILEAQEKVHPEPSGHAVLDNQTQRQEAESLFNTCSVNPVELKSSVELVVEVEKKSLEHTGSHATLDNGFAKRDAKKVGTGGFSRAHSDLAQGSVVALSADFHREHLSEEAVYPPETKHEVVRTSTANDIHLNTTHSGLNTEQSESHSANVCVDNKKVTSEDVKQNKAPSQKAELEFKSTDFSLGHTKVKLECCSILTAGLSNENMEEVSKPETIASIRLESSKLMKLGIEKTVDETEVTDFTALTSSGREDKFCTQVSQTAVPQLGLQSSNSDTTEVVIPVPEMQGISPTSEILLQVEESKGGTVEMLSLSCDRGSTESQAAGCMETFPPGLKQTHKKESGSGDEGVCTVRSKKIEQTETVDSSLEATNSGIAESLAKSPVG; from the exons AGACGTTCACCGAGTCTCCGCTTTGAGTCTTCACTGGAACAGAGTTTGCGGATTACTGTTGGTAATGACCGGTATTGCGTTGGCACACCAGAACGAAGGAGGCTGCCTGATAGACTGGGCTCACCAGTTGATAACCTGAGTGACAG GGATGATATGGCTGATGGTCCAATATTCACTAGAGGCCTCTCATGTTCTCGAGGCCTTGAGAGATACCCATCGCATGAAGATCAGCCTTCAAGTCCCTTCATCATGAGACATGATGAAGACTACCGCAACCGAGATGTTTTCCTTCATCGTTCCGATTATAGTCCGCATTATGGTCGTCGAGAAGAGCTGCCTCGTGGATCTGACAGAGATGGTGACAAACTCAGGAAATCCTCCTACCCATTGAGGCCAGAAGAGAGGGGACGAGAAATAAAGCGTCCACGATATGAAAAGGATGAGAAGATGCATGGTGTAAGTGGAGAGCATCAGGGTTACTCGTCAGGAACGCGAAACTATCGCAGACGAAGCCACAGCCGCAGTAGAAGCCCAAGCCCATCATACCTAAGTGAAGAATTCCGAGAGCTTGAccgtgcaaggaggaaaagagaagaagaagagcgTAGTAGAAACTTGAATCATGATGTTTCAGGCAGTGGTTATGTGATCCCTGGCTTGACTAACACACTACAGACTTCTGAGACGCGGTATCCATACAGGCCTGAGGAAATCCCATCCATGCCCAAAAAATCTATATTGAAGAAACGAGTGGAGATGGAAGTAGAGTCTTCTATTCAG cCTGAGGGATTTTCAAGCAGTCCAGCTCCCAGCAAGgatcttcctcttctttctagTTGTTCACCTTTGCCCCAGAGCAACAACACGGCTCCTTTTGCCTCTGAAGTGGAAAACTTTCTCAAACGGTTTAACAAAGACTCTGTTGTGGAGTCTGCAACCAAGGAGTTGCGTGACAGTTTATATGAGTGGAGCCCACTTGCTGGGGCTCCCAAAGACACTTTCACATTTGAAGATAAGTTTGGAAGCTTCTTAAGTCACAAGGAAAAGGTAGAACCCATGTCAGAGCCTGTTGATCACCATACTGACTTCTTGCTGCCTCACGAGAGGGCTAGTCAGGATGGCAGTGGTTTCTCCCGAATTCTGGGCATGATGGCTGACTCTGTCAGTGctcaggagaaaaggaggcgTAGTTTTCCTGACATTGAGGATGAAGAGAAATTTCTTTATGGTGATGAGGATGAAGACACCAAAACCGAATCTCTTCTTGTTCAGAAGCCCCTGCTGAGTTGTGGCAATGACGTAATAAGCCAGAAAGTGAGCccacctccttctcctgctccagctgtcAAGCTGGATCCTTTAGAAGAGCCTAATGCTGAGTATGCAAAGATCCATGACTTACTCAAAACCATTGGACTTGACATTGGGGTTGCTGAAATTGGAAAACTGGCTGTTCGTACCCAGGAACGCCTCCATGGCAAAAAGTTGGCATCTCGTTCTCCTGATCGTCGCTCTTCAGATCACCGCAGACTGGAATCTTGGGACTTACGTCGCAGCCGAAGTGACACACGTTCTCCTGAGtcaggccagcagcactcagcaTCACCTCCAGTCTCTTTCCAGCAGTGTAAAGATGCATCCTCTCTTCAGAAATCAGAATATACTAAGAACCAGCCAGTGGGACAGGATATACCTCCATGTGCACCAGAACAGCCtcttccttctgtctctctCATTCCCTCAgttccaccagctcctgctAGCTTGCCACCTACGCCTACTTCTGTTTCCCAGTACCAAATTCCCAGCTATTCCCAGTTCACTGCTGCTCAGATGCCCCAAAACTATCCACCTCCCACAATGGCTCCTCCAGGATATGATGCATATGGGCACTATATGGCTTATGCAGCCTCTGGCTGGACCATGTACCCCCCTGCCCAGCAGCCCAATCCTACACTGCCAGAAGCTCATGGTCTTCTTACTGTGGCCATGTCGGCAAACCCCGCGCGTCCCAACCTTCGGGTGATTGAGACAGTCTCTATGGGAAAGGATGTCTCTGATGTAAAGAGAGATGGTTCTGCACTCATTCGTGTCCCTACCACTCCTGCTAATTCCAAAGTACCCCTTCGTCTGTCTTCACATCCTCTCAAAAATACCACAGAAAAGATGTCAGATGAAAAAAATCGGGCAGCTCAAAAGCAGAAG GTGatagaagagagagaaaaactgaagaatgAACGAGAAGCACGGCAGAAGAAGCTTTACTATCTCAAGACTGAATTGGACAGGCTTCGTAAACAGCAAG GAGAAATGTTGAGGAAAAAACGTCGTGAGAAAGATGGACACAAAGACCCCCTGTTGGTTGAGGTGAACAGACTACAAGAGAATATTGTTAAAGAGATTTCAGAGCTGCATAAAGAATCTGATGCAGCTGACAAGAAGCAGTCTGAGCTTGACAAAGTAGCACAAATCCTGGGgattaacatatttgaaaagtCCCGGAAACCATCTGTGGAAACCAAAGATTCCTCAGAAAAGAACAGCAagtcagaaaacacaaaaggtCTGGAGAAAACGTCTTCCTCCAACAAG GAATCAAAAACTACTAATGAAAAATCCAGAGGTAGAAGCCCGAAGCCAGCAGAATCCTCTTCACAGTCCTCCAAACATCCTTTCCAGTTGGCCAATATTTATGAATATTATGATGCAGGGAACCACTGGTGCAAAGACTGCAATACCATCTGCGGGACCATGTTTGactttttcacacacatgcataaTAAGAAACACAGACAG ACCCTGGATCCTTACAACAGACCTTGGGCTTCGAAGACCCAGAGTGAGACCAAACAAGACTCCATAAAACGCATCGATAAGATAACTGTTCCTGCAAAAG GCTCTGAGTTTCTGATTCCCATCACTGGATATTATTGCCAGCTCTGTCATGAATTTTTTGGAGATCAAATCTCAGCAGAGCAGCATGTGAAAAGTCATCCCCACAATGAGAAATACAAG AAATACATAGATGAAAACCCACTCTATGAAGAGAGGAGAAATCTAGACCGTCAAGCTGGATTGGCTGTAGTTCTGGAAACAGAGCGCAGGCGGCAGAGTGAGCTGAAACGGAAACTAGTcgagaaacagaaggaagagaaggatgaaaagaagccaaaaataataaagaaagaggaagggaagagcaTCCCAGAGCTTGGAGAAGGGACTAGTGAAACTCAAGGCAAAACAGATTCTGCTGGACGAAAAATGGGTATCAAGCTTAAgctgaagaaggaagagaaaaaggaggagaaaaaagaagaaaagaaagaagagtctAAAAAGGAATCACCAAGCCAGACTTCCTTTGGGAAATTCAGCTGGAAAAAGACTGAGAGAGAGGATAAAACCCCAGGAGGAACTGTTCCAAAGGAGGAGAGtacagaaggaaacaaagaggaGAACAAGTGTCAGTCTGGGAAGCCACATGTCAAGCCCATTGAAATCAAACTGTCtgggaaaactgttatcccacACACTAGCCCGTGGATACCAGTTGTTTCCACATCAACATCAACAAAAATTCTACCCAATCTACCAGTCCCCACCATGATTTTCAGGAAGTCTACTACTACAACAGTTAGCAAACCAGCACCTTTGAACACTTTTTTATCCATTAAATCCTCTGGAACTACCACCAAACCACTGCCTGTGGTAAAAGAAACCAATGCAGATGTTCTGCTGCCTCCGGATATCATCTCAAAAGCTTTTGGAGGAgaagaagtaattttaaaagggGTAGAGGAGGATTTGAAAGCAACAGAGAAGAGTGAGTCTTCTCAGACTTCTGATTTACCACCTCCACCCCCTCCTCCACCAGCAGTCCAGCAGGCAGCTGTCATCCCTGCAGATGAAGTAGCTCCAGGTGTGTCTGAAAGTGAACAGACAATGCTGGCAATGCTTGTGAGACcccctccaccaccaccaccaccaccaccaccttcaACTGCTTTCAGTGAACAGGCAAAAAAGATAGAGAAACGGAACTCTTGCTTGGCCACAGCCAATGCTAAAGATCTCTATGATATTTTCTACAGTAGTGGTGGAAAGGGTTCAGCTGACAGCAAGCTTGCAAGTTCTACAATTCCAAATGGAGAAAACTCTAACCTAACAAAACCTGCAGACTTATCTGTGAACCCTAAAACAAATAGTAACTCATCCTCCTTGAAAGAGGATTCTGAGAAGGTGGCTACTGAAGTTAACCAAGCCCACTCAGCTGAGAGAAGCTCAGAGATAGAGAAAACTGATATTCAGGAGACTTTAATACTTCGTACTGAGATGAGCCATGACATTGACAATGGTATTCAGAAAGATGTAGGTCAACAATTTCAGATGCCTGTTGCAACAGATGTTCGGACTAAATTGAAAGGAGATTCCCCACAGTGTAATAATCAAGTAACGGGGAGTTGCATTCTTGGTGAGAATCAGGCTGACAAGAAACCACATCAGCTGCAGCTGTCAGAAATGTCAGTCACAGAATTACCAGGAACAAAAACTGTTTCTGGTGTCCAGATGCCTGCAGAAGTTGGACTTGTGGATACAGGAGGTAGAGAGCAGGTAGGCAGTCAGGAGTTCTGTGATCTACAGAATACAGAGGTCCAAGAGAAAGTTGGACAGAAAGATGCAAATAAAACTGTGGTTACTAACACAAATGTTCCTGGTACCCTGAAGAAAGATGCAAAGGTGAAAGACTGGGAAGTAAAAGCAGTAAAGACTCAGTTTAGTTTACATCCAAAGACTTTGGTACCTGAAGCACAGACTGAAATTCAAAATTTGGGAAATGCCCATTTGGTAAAGGAAAAGTTAAGTGATAACTGTAGAACTCACTCAGAAACTTATAGTCCAGACTTGCTCTGTGATtctcaaaacacttcaaaagaaaaagctttagtAGCAGTAATGACAGAGCAGATTTCTGTTGATGCATCCTTAGAAGATGTAAAACTGAAAAGTGTAGCTTTGGAAGTATCTCAGCCTGGACTCCTTGGCAAAGCTTCCCGAATTTCAGAAACCAAAAATAAGAGTTCAGAATTGACAAGAAATCCTGGTGAATGGGACACTTCCAGAGCTACTAATGGGGAACAGGTCATCACAACCCGTTCTTGTTCTGAAAGTGGTCAGGATCTATCAGATCATCcaaatgtagaaataaaaactaGTTCTGATGAAGTTAGTGCTTCAGAATTGACAGACACATGTCTTGCCAACACAGAAACTATAAGTAGCATATTAGAAGCTCAAGAAAAAGTTCACCCTGAACCTTCAGGCCATGCAGTATTAGATAACCAGACCCAAAGGCAGGAAGCTGAATCATTGTTCAACACCTGCTCTGTAAACCCTGTTGAACTGAAATCCAGTGTAGAGTTAGTAGTTGAAGTTGAAAAAAAGTCATTAGAACACACTGGATCTCATGCAACATTAGATAATGGTTTTGCCAAGAGAGATGCAAAAAAAGTAGGGACTGGAGGCTTTTCTAGGGCTCATTCTGATCTTGCCCAAGGGTCAGTAGTTGCTTTATCAGCAGATTTCCATAGGGAGCATCTTTCAGAAGAAGCTGTCTACCCCCCAGAAACAAAGCATGAGGTTGTAAGAACCTCAACAGCCAATGACATTCATCTGAATACTACTCACTCAGGATTGAACACTGAGCAATCTGAAAGTCACTCTGCAAATGTGTGTGTGGATAACAAGAAGGTCACATCGGAAGATGTGAAACAGAACAAGGCCCCCTCCCAGAAAGCAGAGCTTGAGTTCAAAAGCACTGATTTCAGTTTGGGACATACAAAGGTAAAACTTGAATGCTGCAGCATCCTTACAGCAGGACTTTCAAATGAGAATATGGAGGAAGTCTCAAAACCAGAAACTATTGCATCCATTAGGCTGGAGTCCAGTAAACTTATGAAGCTGGGCATTGAAAAAACAGTGGATGAAACAGAGGTTACTGATTTTACTGCATTGACTTCTAGTGGTCGGGAAGATAAATTTTGCACACAGGTTTCTCAAACAGCTGTGCCACAGCTTGGATTGCAGTCCTCAAATAGTGACACTACAGAAGTGGTCATTCCGGTTCCAGAAATGCAGGGCATTTCTCCCACATCTGAGATCCTTCTGCAAGTGGAGGAGAGCAAAGGTGGCACTGTTGAAATGCTGTCACTGAGTTGTGACAGAGGCAGCACTGAAAGTCAGGCTGCTGGGTGCATGGAAACTTTCCCTCCTGGGctcaaacaaacacacaaaaaggagAGTGGCTCAGGAGACGAGGGAGTATGCACTGTTCGGAGCAAGAAGATTGAGCAAACAGAAACTGTT